A window from Centropristis striata isolate RG_2023a ecotype Rhode Island chromosome 2, C.striata_1.0, whole genome shotgun sequence encodes these proteins:
- the arl6 gene encoding ADP-ribosylation factor-like protein 6 produces the protein MGLFDKLAAWLGLKKEVNVLCLGLDNSGKTTIINQLKPSNAQAQDIVPTIGFSIEKFKTSSLSFTVFDMSGQGRYRNLWEHYYKEGQAIIFVIDSADKLRMVVAKEELDTLLNHPDIKHRRIPILFFANKMDVRDALSSVKVSQLLCLDSIKDKPWHICATDALKGEGLPEGVDWLQDQIKTLRT, from the exons ATGGGGCTGTTTGACAAGTTGGCAGCATGGCTGGGGTTGAAGAAGGAGGTGAATGTGCTGTGTCTCGGCCTGGACAACAGTGGAAAAACCACCATCATCAACCAACTCAAACCCTCCAAT GCCCAGGCACAAGACATCGTCCCAACTATTGGCTTCAGCATAGAGAAGTTCAAGACATCCAG TCTTTCCTTCACAGTGTTTGACATGTCTGGTCAAGGCAGATACAGAAACCTTTGGGAACACTACTACAA GGAAGGCCAGGCTATCATATTTGTCATTGATAGTGCAGACAAACTGAGGATGGTAGTAGCCAAAGAAGAACTGGACACATTACTAAACCATCCTG ATATTAAACACAGGAGGATCCCCATCCTGTTCTTTGCTAACAAGATGGATGTCAGGGACGCTCTGTCTTCTGTCAAGGTCTCACAGCTGCTCTGTTTGGACAGCATCAAAGACAAACCCTGGCACATCTG TGCCACTGATGCTCTGAAAGGAGAAGGTTTACCGGAGGGAGTCGACTGGTTACAAG atcaaataaaaacattgagaACGTGA
- the slc5a7a gene encoding high-affinity choline transporter 1 encodes MTIHVEGLVAIAVFYLLILFVGIWAAWKNKHSGEAEGTDRSETIMVGGRDIGLFVGGFTMTATWVGGGYINGTAEYVYLPDYGLAWAQAPFGYALSLVVGGLFFAKPMRSRGYVTMLDPFQQLYGKRMGGLLFIPALMGEIFWSAAILSALGATLSVIVDINIKMSVVISALIAIFYTLVGGLYSVAYTDVVQLFCIFVGLWISVPFALTNPAVSDITVTAVKHVYQSPWRGSISKGNTWVWIDNFCLLMLGGIPWQVYFQRVLSASSATYAQVLSFLAAFGCLVMAVPSVLIGAIGASTDWNQTSYGSIPPKDREQADMILPIVLQHLCPPFVSFFGLGAVSAAVMSSADSSILSASSMFARNIYQLAFRQSASDREIVWVMRITIFVFGGLATLMALVTGTVYGLWYLSSDLVYVIIFPQLLSVLFIKGTNTYGSVAAYLFGMVLRIGGGEPYLKLPPFIYYPGWTTEQRMHPLTGEMEEFVIQKFPFKTVSMLASFLGNVAFSYLAKYLFESGKISHKYDFLDAVVSKHSGEIMDKTTLVTRGNNIGLSEMAPVKPRLSVTLAAAFTRRDTLPTEMVEEEEEESSPDSSHHDEE; translated from the exons ATGACCATCCATGTAGAGGGGCTTGTGGCTATCGCGGTCTTCTATCTGCTCATCCTGTTCGTGGGCATCTGGGCGGCATGGAAGAACAAACACTCCGGGGAGGCGGAGGGCACCGACCGCAGCGAAACCATCATGGTCGGAGGGAGAGACATTGGACTATTTGTGGGTGGATTTACCATGACAG CGACCTGGGTTGGAGGAGGATATATAAATGGCACAGCTGAGTATGTGTATCTGCCTGATTATGGCTTGGCTTGGGCTCAGGCTCCCTTTGGATACGCCCTCAGTCTTGTTGTAG GTGGTCTTTTTTTCGCCAAACCCATGCGCTCACGAGGTTACGTCACCATGTTGGACCCGTTCCAGCAGCTGTATGGGAAACGTATGGGTGGCCTCCTCTTCATACCTGCACTCATGGGAGAGATCTTCTGGTCCGCTGCCATTTTATCCGCACTTG GTGCTACTCTGAGTGTCATCGTGGACATCAACATTAAGATGTCAGTGGTTATCTCAGCACTTATTGCAATCTTTTACACCCTGGTGGGAGGACTTTACTCTGTGGCCTACACTGATGTCGTGCAGCTCTTCTGCATCTTTGTTGGTCTG TGGATCAGCGTACCTTTCGCTTTGACCAACCCTGCGGTGTCGGACATTACCGTTACTGCAGTGAAGCATGTGTACCAGTCGCCCTGGAGAGGCAGCATCAGCAAGGGCAACACCTGGGTCTGGATCGATAACTTCTGCCTCCTG ATGCTCGGAGGAATACCCTGGCAGGTGTACTTCCAGAGAGTCCTGTCTGCCTCCTCGGCCACCTACGCTCAGGTCCTCTCCTTCCTGGCTGCTTTCGGGTGCCTGGTCATGGCTGTGCCCTCCGTTCTCATCGGGGCCATCGGGGCCTCCACAG ATTGGAACCAGACCAGTTATGGAAGCATTCCTCCTAAAGACAGGGAGCAAGCGGACATGATTCTACCCATCGTGCTCCAACACCTCTGCCCACCATTCGTCTCGTTCTTCGGCCTGGGTGCGGTGTCCGCAGCTGTCATGTCATCAGCAGACTCATCCATCCTCTCCGCGAGCTCCATGTTTGCGAGGAACATCTACCAGCTCGCCTTCAGACAGTCG gcGTCTGACCGTGAGATCGTGTGGGTGATGCGTATTACTATCTTTGTATTTGGCGGCCTTGCCACGTTGATGGCGCTGGTGACTGGTACAGTTTACGGCCTGTGGTACCTGAGCTCAGACCTGGTTTACGTCATCATCTTCCCCCAGCTGCTCAGTGTGCTCTTTATCAAAGGCACCAACACTTACGGTTCTGTGGCGGCCTACCTGTTCGGCATGGTGCTGCGTATAGGCGGAGGTGAGCCCTACCTGAAGCTGCCTCCTTTCATTTATTACCCTGGCTGGACCACTGAGCAGAGGATGCACCCGCTGACTGGAGAAATGGAGGAATTCGTCATCCAAAAGTTCCCCTTCAAGACCGTCTCCATGCTCGCCTCCTTTCTTGGTAACGTTGCTTTCTCCTACTTGGCAAAGTACCTGTTTGAGAGCGGCAAGATTTCACACAAATACGACTTTCTCGATGCGGTGGTGTCCAAGCACAGTGGAGAGATTATGGATAAGACGACGCTTGTGACTCGTGGCAACAACATCGGGCTGTCGGAGATGGCGCCCGTCAAACCGCGGCTGAGCGTGACCTTGGCGGCCGCCTTCACGCGCCGTGACACGCTGCCAACAGAaatggtggaggaggaggaggaggagtctaGCCCTGATTCCTCCCACCATGATGAAGAATGA